One part of the Hydrogenobacter sp. T-2 genome encodes these proteins:
- the mobB gene encoding molybdopterin-guanine dinucleotide biosynthesis protein B — protein sequence MPKIVSIVGYHNSGKTTLIEALIPQLKAKGLKVGYLKHDPKAHGITDKEGSDTNRVFKVADKVGLLSPDRLTLWERREDNPLKVVEEYFSNFDVVLLEGWKSLKGVKKVVLGELDVEGLRVEGLKDLQKVIDYILED from the coding sequence GTGCCAAAGATAGTGAGCATAGTAGGATACCATAACTCGGGAAAAACCACGCTTATAGAAGCACTCATACCCCAGCTTAAGGCAAAGGGTTTAAAGGTTGGATACCTCAAGCATGACCCAAAAGCTCATGGCATAACCGATAAGGAAGGAAGCGACACAAACAGGGTTTTCAAAGTGGCGGACAAAGTAGGGCTTTTGTCTCCAGATAGACTAACTCTATGGGAAAGGAGAGAAGATAACCCTTTAAAGGTGGTAGAAGAATACTTCTCAAACTTTGATGTGGTTCTTTTGGAAGGATGGAAGTCTTTAAAGGGTGTAAAAAAGGTTGTGCTTGGAGAGCTTGATGTTGAAGGTTTGAGGGTGGAAGGTCTAAAGGACTTGCAAAAGGTTATAGATTATATATTGGAGGATTAA
- a CDS encoding lysophospholipid acyltransferase family protein, producing the protein MSSACPVSRFSKIFLAPFCPSVKRAFRSLFRIEAYGLENIPKEPCIVVSNHRSHLDPPVLNSVFPEPLRFLAKEELFKVPILGKLLPHMGALPVKRGSGDLEVLELALELMHFGCKVGIFPEGTRADPGEFLRPKLGVGLLAIKSQRPVLPVYIEGTDKVFPRGAKFPKPGHPIRVFIGKSKVYYDEDNLKGYRRVAEDIMESIKELARAKDSEHSRIP; encoded by the coding sequence ATGTCCAGTGCTTGTCCTGTAAGCAGGTTTTCAAAAATTTTCCTTGCTCCTTTTTGTCCCTCTGTTAAGAGGGCTTTTAGAAGTCTCTTTCGCATAGAAGCCTACGGGCTTGAGAATATTCCAAAGGAGCCTTGCATAGTGGTAAGCAATCACAGAAGCCACCTTGACCCTCCAGTGCTAAACAGCGTTTTTCCAGAGCCTTTGAGATTTCTTGCTAAGGAAGAGCTTTTTAAAGTGCCTATCCTTGGAAAACTGCTCCCCCATATGGGTGCATTACCAGTCAAGAGAGGCTCTGGAGACTTGGAGGTGCTTGAGCTTGCCTTAGAGCTTATGCACTTTGGATGTAAAGTTGGCATATTTCCTGAGGGAACAAGGGCAGACCCAGGGGAGTTTCTAAGACCCAAGCTCGGCGTAGGCTTACTGGCAATAAAAAGCCAAAGACCAGTGCTCCCTGTATACATAGAAGGGACAGACAAGGTTTTTCCAAGAGGTGCCAAGTTTCCAAAGCCAGGACATCCCATAAGGGTTTTTATTGGCAAGAGCAAGGTCTATTATGATGAGGACAATCTTAAAGGCTACAGAAGGGTAGCGGAAGATATAATGGAAAGCATAAAGGAGCTCGCCCGTGCCAAAGATAGTGAGCATAGTAGGATACCATAA
- a CDS encoding universal stress protein, whose translation MFGRVAVHIWEEDYEYLRYVKSLLSRLNIKPNFLFVEEENLLGDLVNFFSKPSEEREKAIRKHIEELFEDYEFYTLPSSNNATLEHLQENYDLIFVKYKKQLFRKSVPEWIISGTDGLGLWVYKDGANTSVRKVCLPIDFSDRSIRQVEFALKLREFIPFDFDLVYSINISRLKDKLVISDYEKRLEDKKEEARHMFTDMFGERDMNLIFLEGDPYREMVKFINSSRYDLVVVGRRGKGMRERIGSVSLHLIRSLKCPVLVL comes from the coding sequence ATGTTTGGAAGAGTTGCAGTCCATATATGGGAAGAGGACTACGAGTATCTTAGATATGTAAAGAGTTTGCTTTCCAGGCTTAACATAAAGCCTAACTTCCTTTTTGTAGAGGAGGAAAACCTTCTTGGAGACCTTGTGAACTTCTTTTCAAAGCCTTCCGAAGAAAGGGAAAAAGCCATAAGAAAACACATAGAGGAGCTATTTGAAGACTACGAGTTTTACACTCTACCAAGCTCTAATAATGCCACCCTTGAGCACCTTCAGGAAAACTATGACCTGATATTCGTAAAATACAAGAAACAGCTATTTCGCAAGTCTGTGCCAGAATGGATAATATCTGGAACTGATGGTTTGGGGTTGTGGGTTTATAAAGATGGAGCTAATACAAGCGTAAGGAAAGTGTGCCTTCCAATAGACTTTTCCGATAGGTCTATAAGGCAAGTAGAATTTGCCCTTAAGTTAAGGGAGTTTATACCCTTTGATTTTGACTTGGTCTATTCTATCAACATAAGCAGGTTAAAGGATAAGCTGGTTATTAGCGATTACGAAAAGCGTCTTGAGGATAAGAAAGAAGAGGCAAGGCATATGTTTACAGACATGTTTGGCGAAAGGGACATGAACCTGATATTTCTGGAGGGAGACCCATACAGGGAGATGGTTAAGTTTATAAACTCATCTCGGTATGACTTGGTAGTTGTGGGAAGAAGAGGCAAGGGTATGAGAGAAAGAATAGGCAGTGTTTCCCTTCATCTTATAAGGAGTTTGAAATGTCCAGTGCTTGTCCTGTAA
- the thrS gene encoding threonine--tRNA ligase, with product MEMVKLKVNGKEIQVEKGTTLGEIFKALGIEDAIGGKSGSKLIDLLTPIRENMEIVPIHRQDPESLEIMRHTLSHIMAQALKELYGYEKVHLGVGPTTEEGFYYDVEVEGHTISSEDLPKIEEKMREIISRNYPLFRKELSREEAIKLFSDMKENYKLDIIARIDPQDTISIYGQDGFTDLCRGPHVPSTGMVGEFKLTHVAGAYWMGDSSKPMLQRIYGIAFWDRKELEERLRFYEEAKRRDHRKLGRELELFLIEDEVGAGLVIWLPKGAILRKTLEDYWKEEHIKRGYQLVYTPHVGNAKLWQTSGHLDYYRPNMFSPMEIEQEEYFVKPMNCPFHIAVYKSKVRSYKELPLKLAELGTVYRYEMSGVLHGLMRVRGFTQDDAHIICTPEQVEEVIQETLEFAVEMLRSFGFEDFKVYISTKPSDAIGSQEQWELAEGALKKAVEKIGLPYEIDEGGGAFYGPKIDVKIKDAIGRLWQCSTIQFDFNLPERFDMEYVGPDNKRHRPYMVHRAIFGSIERFVGVLLEHYAGLLPLWLSPVQVKVIPISPEKHGDYAREVEAYLKNKGIRVELDLRDERLNARIRDAELQKIPYVVVVGDKEVESRSLSVRSKKEGNLGSMTLEQFLNMLTEKIRNKE from the coding sequence ATGGAAATGGTAAAGTTAAAAGTCAATGGCAAAGAGATACAGGTGGAAAAAGGCACTACCCTTGGAGAGATCTTTAAAGCCCTTGGCATAGAGGATGCCATAGGTGGAAAGTCTGGCTCAAAGTTAATAGACCTTCTTACTCCCATAAGAGAGAATATGGAAATAGTTCCTATCCATAGACAAGACCCAGAGAGCCTTGAGATAATGAGGCATACCCTTTCTCATATAATGGCACAGGCTCTAAAAGAGCTATATGGCTATGAGAAGGTTCATCTTGGTGTGGGTCCTACCACGGAGGAGGGCTTTTACTACGATGTGGAGGTGGAAGGACATACCATAAGCTCAGAAGACCTTCCAAAGATAGAAGAGAAGATGAGAGAGATAATCTCAAGAAACTACCCCCTCTTTAGGAAGGAGCTTTCAAGGGAAGAAGCCATAAAGCTCTTTTCCGATATGAAAGAAAACTACAAGCTGGACATAATAGCAAGGATAGACCCACAAGATACCATATCCATCTACGGTCAGGATGGTTTTACAGACCTCTGTAGAGGTCCACATGTGCCTTCCACAGGTATGGTGGGAGAGTTTAAGCTAACCCATGTGGCGGGTGCTTACTGGATGGGAGACTCTTCAAAGCCTATGCTCCAAAGGATATACGGTATAGCCTTCTGGGATAGAAAGGAGCTTGAAGAAAGGCTAAGGTTTTACGAAGAGGCAAAAAGGAGAGACCACAGAAAACTCGGTAGAGAGCTTGAGCTATTCCTTATAGAGGACGAGGTGGGTGCAGGACTTGTTATATGGCTTCCCAAGGGTGCAATCTTGAGAAAGACTCTTGAGGACTACTGGAAGGAAGAGCATATAAAGAGAGGATATCAACTCGTATACACTCCACATGTGGGAAATGCAAAGCTCTGGCAGACAAGCGGGCATTTGGACTACTACAGACCTAACATGTTCTCTCCTATGGAGATAGAGCAGGAAGAGTATTTTGTAAAGCCTATGAACTGCCCTTTTCATATAGCGGTCTACAAAAGCAAAGTGCGCAGCTACAAAGAACTGCCTCTTAAACTGGCAGAGCTTGGCACAGTCTACAGATACGAAATGTCAGGCGTCCTTCATGGGCTTATGAGGGTTAGAGGTTTTACGCAGGATGATGCTCACATAATATGCACTCCAGAGCAGGTGGAGGAAGTAATACAGGAAACCCTTGAGTTTGCGGTTGAGATGCTAAGGTCTTTTGGTTTTGAAGACTTTAAAGTCTATATATCCACAAAACCTTCAGATGCCATAGGCTCTCAGGAGCAATGGGAGCTTGCGGAGGGAGCTCTCAAAAAGGCTGTGGAGAAGATAGGACTACCCTACGAGATAGACGAAGGTGGCGGTGCTTTTTATGGACCAAAGATAGACGTGAAAATAAAGGATGCCATAGGCAGGCTTTGGCAATGCTCCACCATACAGTTTGACTTCAACCTTCCAGAGCGTTTTGACATGGAGTATGTGGGTCCAGATAACAAAAGGCACAGACCATATATGGTCCACAGGGCAATATTTGGTTCAATAGAGAGGTTTGTGGGCGTTTTACTTGAGCATTACGCGGGACTTTTGCCACTTTGGCTTTCTCCTGTGCAGGTAAAGGTCATACCCATATCTCCAGAAAAGCATGGAGACTATGCAAGAGAAGTGGAAGCATATTTGAAGAATAAGGGCATAAGGGTAGAGCTTGACCTAAGAGATGAAAGGCTAAACGCACGCATAAGGGATGCGGAGCTTCAGAAAATTCCCTACGTGGTGGTGGTAGGAGATAAGGAGGTAGAGAGCAGAAGTCTTTCTGTGCGAAGTAAGAAGGAAGGCAATCTCGGCTCTATGACGCTGGAGCAATTTCTGAACATGTTGACTGAAAAAATAAGGAACAAGGAATAA
- a CDS encoding nicotinate phosphoribosyltransferase — protein sequence MRVVDYIKEGLKNFVEEVPEGYREIGKCSLGCHSVRFFIKGSPERVEDIKFKATNRCKKLLAVADFVAQRIREKGKVDVDDYEVLSYFSEEKEKDKLKDRLNMVKTALGL from the coding sequence ATGAGGGTGGTGGACTATATAAAGGAAGGGCTAAAAAACTTTGTGGAGGAAGTGCCAGAAGGATATAGAGAGATTGGAAAGTGTAGCCTAGGCTGTCATTCTGTTAGGTTTTTCATAAAGGGTAGCCCAGAAAGGGTAGAGGACATAAAGTTCAAAGCAACCAACAGGTGTAAAAAGCTCCTTGCAGTGGCGGACTTCGTCGCACAGAGGATAAGGGAAAAGGGCAAGGTGGATGTAGATGATTATGAGGTGCTATCTTACTTTTCAGAAGAGAAGGAAAAGGACAAGCTCAAAGATAGGCTCAACATGGTAAAGACCGCACTGGGGCTTTGA
- a CDS encoding glycine cleavage system protein H, giving the protein MISRRILLSFLLSIPILGKVRVMDIEVQGCIIKADRLYRVDEDRMLFQWVKDEGSGVYSVGFMQVLSSLIYPLYAIRIKPVNTVVEFDSNLAVVEFGKRVSTFPSPLSGRIVESNKMLEREPSLIVSRPYESWVVKIKSDRPEELKRLKRAEEIVDIVRGVIVREKIECLPKK; this is encoded by the coding sequence ATGATAAGCAGGAGAATTCTCCTTAGTTTTCTGCTTTCTATACCTATCTTAGGCAAGGTAAGGGTTATGGATATTGAGGTTCAAGGTTGCATCATAAAGGCGGACAGGCTATACAGGGTAGATGAAGATAGAATGCTTTTCCAATGGGTAAAGGATGAAGGCTCAGGGGTTTACTCTGTGGGTTTCATGCAGGTGCTTTCCTCTCTCATTTATCCACTTTATGCCATAAGGATAAAGCCTGTTAATACGGTGGTGGAGTTTGATTCAAACCTTGCGGTAGTTGAGTTTGGAAAAAGGGTCTCCACCTTTCCAAGCCCCCTAAGTGGAAGGATAGTAGAGTCTAACAAGATGTTAGAGAGGGAGCCTTCCCTCATAGTAAGTAGACCTTACGAGAGCTGGGTTGTTAAAATAAAGTCTGACCGTCCAGAGGAGCTGAAGAGATTAAAAAGAGCGGAAGAGATAGTGGATATAGTAAGAGGTGTAATTGTTAGGGAAAAGATAGAATGTCTGCCAAAGAAGTAG
- a CDS encoding formate dehydrogenase accessory protein FdhE yields the protein MNIFKLREKEYALERLRVLKSKYPEASELLDFYSHILEYQREVYEALEGKEPNWRKGMKWFYKLLELCREKGTIQISERARELRQMERDRVGGMIDRFLKEKKAEDVDRFLFLTFLGPFYERMAESMDIDKENWFKTKCPVCGFRPHISYIADKEDVEGGRFLLCVLCGTDWLYNRNRCVNCGNEEDNSIDYYYNEENRAVQIQYCHKCGHYIKIVDMRLDGLAVPVVDDIATLVLDLWAKERGFIRFERNIFGL from the coding sequence ATGAACATATTTAAACTGAGAGAGAAAGAATACGCCCTTGAGAGGTTAAGGGTTTTAAAATCAAAATATCCAGAGGCTTCTGAACTTCTTGATTTTTACTCACATATTCTTGAATACCAGAGAGAGGTATACGAAGCTCTTGAAGGCAAAGAACCCAACTGGCGAAAGGGTATGAAATGGTTTTACAAACTACTTGAATTATGCAGAGAAAAGGGAACAATTCAAATCTCTGAAAGGGCAAGGGAATTAAGGCAGATGGAGAGGGATAGAGTGGGTGGTATGATAGATAGGTTTCTAAAGGAGAAGAAGGCAGAGGACGTAGACAGGTTTTTATTTCTTACCTTCCTTGGTCCCTTTTACGAGCGTATGGCGGAGAGTATGGATATTGATAAGGAGAACTGGTTTAAGACAAAATGTCCCGTCTGTGGCTTTAGACCTCACATATCCTACATAGCGGACAAGGAAGATGTGGAAGGTGGTAGGTTTCTCCTTTGCGTTTTATGTGGAACTGATTGGCTATACAACAGAAACAGGTGTGTAAACTGTGGAAACGAAGAAGATAATTCTATCGATTACTACTACAACGAGGAAAACAGAGCTGTTCAGATACAGTATTGTCATAAGTGCGGTCATTACATTAAAATTGTGGATATGCGACTTGATGGTCTTGCGGTGCCAGTGGTGGATGATATAGCCACACTTGTCCTTGACCTATGGGCGAAGGAAAGAGGTTTTATAAGGTTTGAGAGGAATATCTTTGGTTTATGA
- a CDS encoding formate dehydrogenase subunit gamma, whose translation MEEVKNLEEIEVERFSAFDRFVHWLTAIPFVYLFLSGLGMYSPKFAWLLPLLGGKEFSAWLHKWAGVVFAVGVFLMFLRWAKDFVLDSDDIRWLSNVKHYIKGEEEKLPEVGKYNAGQKIFGWMVFLGGALFLITGIVMWFPESFSAKIVRLSILLHSLAFILVGAGFIVHVYMGTVGVPGSLSGIITGKVSALWAMHHHPKWFRQIMRRQ comes from the coding sequence ATGGAAGAAGTTAAGAACCTTGAAGAGATTGAGGTGGAAAGGTTTTCAGCCTTTGACAGGTTTGTGCACTGGCTTACAGCCATACCTTTTGTATATCTTTTCCTCTCAGGGCTTGGCATGTATTCTCCAAAGTTTGCCTGGCTACTTCCTCTTCTTGGAGGAAAAGAGTTCTCCGCATGGCTTCACAAGTGGGCGGGTGTAGTGTTTGCTGTTGGTGTTTTCCTTATGTTTCTAAGATGGGCAAAGGACTTTGTTCTTGACAGCGATGACATTAGGTGGCTTTCCAATGTAAAGCATTACATAAAGGGAGAAGAAGAAAAACTTCCTGAGGTAGGCAAGTATAACGCAGGTCAGAAGATCTTCGGCTGGATGGTCTTCTTAGGTGGTGCTCTGTTTCTTATAACGGGCATAGTTATGTGGTTTCCCGAGAGCTTTTCTGCAAAAATAGTAAGGCTTTCCATACTCCTTCATAGTCTTGCCTTTATACTGGTGGGTGCAGGCTTTATAGTGCATGTTTACATGGGCACTGTGGGTGTTCCCGGTTCACTTTCTGGCATCATAACAGGCAAGGTTTCCGCACTCTGGGCTATGCACCATCATCCAAAGTGGTTCAGACAAATTATGAGGAGGCAATAA
- the fdxH gene encoding formate dehydrogenase subunit beta, whose translation MATVTTEGTVGLGLRRVSASKSPDQSIKQADQLAILVDISSCIGCKACEAGCSQWHDLKPPLNVGQQAFFGYQSGPGLAPNLFMYMRFQEEETPNGLVWAITKYQCMHCADPGCLKACPSPGAIVQYANGVVDFDHSKCIGCKFCLSGCPFDVPRYDANNKPWKCNFCIDRVSAGLEPMCVKTCPTNALHFGTKEEMLIRANKLLEGLKKRGFEKASIYDPPGVGGTGYIYLLPHGDKPEMYGLPKEASISPLISLWKGPLKLIGSVVLWGTLLGAFLQLILFGPIRVGKKHKKEE comes from the coding sequence ATGGCTACAGTAACCACAGAAGGAACGGTAGGATTGGGGTTGAGGCGGGTCTCCGCCTCCAAATCCCCTGACCAAAGTATAAAGCAAGCAGACCAGCTTGCAATACTTGTAGATATATCCAGCTGTATAGGTTGCAAAGCCTGTGAAGCAGGGTGCTCTCAGTGGCATGACCTAAAGCCACCTCTCAACGTGGGACAGCAGGCATTCTTTGGTTATCAGTCTGGTCCTGGTCTTGCTCCTAACCTCTTTATGTATATGCGTTTTCAAGAGGAGGAAACTCCAAATGGGCTTGTTTGGGCGATAACCAAGTATCAGTGCATGCACTGTGCGGACCCCGGCTGTCTTAAGGCGTGCCCATCTCCCGGTGCTATAGTTCAGTATGCAAACGGCGTTGTGGACTTTGACCACTCTAAGTGTATAGGTTGTAAGTTCTGTCTATCTGGCTGTCCCTTTGATGTGCCAAGGTACGACGCAAACAACAAACCATGGAAGTGTAACTTCTGCATAGATAGGGTTTCCGCTGGTCTTGAGCCCATGTGTGTAAAAACCTGTCCCACAAACGCCTTGCACTTTGGAACAAAGGAAGAGATGCTTATAAGGGCTAACAAGCTCCTTGAAGGTCTTAAGAAGAGAGGTTTTGAAAAGGCATCCATATACGACCCACCAGGTGTAGGTGGAACTGGATACATCTACCTTCTGCCTCACGGGGATAAACCCGAAATGTATGGGCTTCCAAAAGAGGCAAGCATATCACCTTTGATAAGCCTTTGGAAGGGTCCATTAAAACTTATAGGCTCAGTAGTGCTTTGGGGAACGCTCCTTGGTGCTTTCTTACAGCTTATACTCTTTGGACCCATAAGGGTAGGCAAGAAGCATAAGAAGGAGGAATGA